One part of the Armatimonadota bacterium genome encodes these proteins:
- a CDS encoding acetate kinase, which yields MKILVLNSGSSSLKYQLIDSESEEVLAKGLAERIGTAGGGGRVKHECVANGKAEVNVDMADHAEAIDHVFALLKDPKVGAVKSMDEISAVGHRVLHGGERFVQPTLVNEEVVLEIEKLSDLGPLHNPANAKGIRACMKLMPGVPQVAVFDTAFHATMPDYAYTYALPYKYYQDYGIRRYGFHGTSHRYVTGQALKMLKSMNVDPDKSRIITCHLGNGSSMAAVVGGKVMDTSMGVTPAEGLMMGTRCGDIDPAILTYLGKKLGATAEDLDDLINKKSGLLGVSGVSGDMRDVENAADKGNKRAQLALAIFCYRIRKYIGAYIAAMGGLDAMVFTGGIGENSTTIRARVCDGMDFFGIELDSDKNDKLKGPADISKDGSKVRILLIPTNEERVIARETVQVVESA from the coding sequence ATGAAAATCTTAGTATTAAACAGTGGGTCCAGCTCACTGAAATATCAGTTGATCGATTCGGAGAGCGAAGAAGTTCTGGCAAAGGGGCTTGCGGAACGTATCGGAACGGCAGGCGGCGGAGGCAGGGTCAAGCACGAGTGTGTCGCTAACGGCAAGGCCGAAGTAAACGTCGATATGGCCGACCATGCCGAGGCCATCGATCATGTATTTGCACTGCTCAAGGACCCCAAGGTCGGTGCAGTTAAGAGCATGGACGAGATTTCGGCTGTCGGCCACAGAGTGCTCCATGGCGGTGAGAGGTTTGTTCAGCCGACTCTCGTGAACGAAGAAGTAGTGCTGGAGATCGAGAAGCTCAGTGATCTTGGTCCGCTGCACAATCCCGCAAACGCCAAAGGGATTCGCGCTTGCATGAAACTGATGCCGGGTGTGCCCCAGGTAGCGGTTTTCGATACGGCTTTCCATGCGACTATGCCGGATTACGCATATACATACGCTTTACCTTATAAGTATTATCAGGATTACGGGATCAGGCGCTACGGCTTTCATGGCACATCTCACAGGTATGTAACCGGCCAGGCGCTTAAGATGCTCAAGTCGATGAACGTTGACCCGGATAAATCGCGTATAATAACATGTCACCTGGGTAATGGATCGAGTATGGCCGCAGTGGTCGGCGGAAAAGTAATGGACACTTCGATGGGTGTCACTCCGGCAGAAGGTCTTATGATGGGCACACGCTGCGGTGATATCGACCCTGCCATACTGACGTATTTGGGTAAGAAGCTCGGCGCCACCGCCGAAGACCTGGACGATTTGATCAACAAGAAGAGCGGCCTGCTGGGTGTGTCCGGTGTATCGGGTGATATGCGCGACGTCGAAAATGCGGCGGACAAAGGCAACAAGCGCGCTCAGCTTGCGCTTGCCATTTTCTGCTATCGAATTCGCAAGTATATCGGCGCATATATCGCAGCGATGGGCGGGCTTGATGCAATGGTCTTTACCGGAGGGATCGGCGAGAACAGCACGACCATCCGCGCCAGAGTGTGCGATGGTATGGATTTCTTCGGGATCGAGCTGGACTCCGATAAGAACGACAAGCTCAAGGGCCCGGCGGATATCAGCAAAGATGGCTCGAAAGTGAGAATCTTGCTGATCCCGACCAATGAAGAGCGAGTCATCGCGCGTGAGACCGTGCAGGTTGTTGAAAGCGCTTAG
- the pta gene encoding phosphate acetyltransferase, whose protein sequence is MPNVMETVYARAKAAKKRIVLPEAEDVRTVTAAQKIVEQGLAEVFLVNAEDKIASAVEKSGADVSGCKVIDPVKSPKFDEYAKQFYEMRKHKGMTEEKARTMIADPLHFGCMMVANDEADGQVSGATHSTADTVRPALQILRTAPGCKLVSSFFVMIVPDCEYGENGTFIFSDCGLVINPAADELAEIAIQSAKTMKSLLGAEPRVAMLSFSTKGSASDPLVDKVVEATRIAKERMPDLMLDGELQADSALVDWIAKKKAPGSPVAGKANVLIFPDLNTGNICYKMIERLAKAEAYGPVLQGLRKPVNDLSRGCNADDIVNVAAITAVQAIQ, encoded by the coding sequence ATGCCTAACGTAATGGAAACGGTCTATGCCAGGGCAAAGGCCGCCAAGAAAAGAATCGTGCTGCCGGAAGCGGAAGATGTCAGGACAGTCACTGCCGCTCAGAAGATAGTCGAGCAGGGCTTGGCCGAGGTGTTTCTTGTAAATGCCGAAGACAAGATCGCATCTGCAGTAGAAAAGTCAGGCGCGGATGTCTCAGGCTGCAAAGTAATCGATCCGGTCAAGTCGCCCAAGTTCGATGAATATGCAAAGCAGTTTTATGAAATGCGTAAGCACAAGGGCATGACCGAAGAGAAAGCCCGCACTATGATAGCCGACCCGCTGCACTTCGGGTGCATGATGGTCGCCAACGACGAGGCCGACGGTCAGGTCTCCGGAGCCACTCACTCGACCGCAGATACTGTAAGGCCTGCGCTGCAGATCCTGCGCACCGCGCCGGGCTGCAAGCTGGTATCGAGCTTCTTTGTTATGATCGTGCCGGACTGCGAGTATGGCGAGAATGGAACATTCATATTTTCGGACTGCGGTCTGGTCATCAATCCGGCAGCCGATGAGCTTGCAGAGATCGCAATCCAGAGCGCAAAAACAATGAAGAGCCTTTTGGGAGCCGAGCCCAGGGTTGCCATGCTTTCGTTCTCGACTAAGGGAAGCGCATCAGACCCGCTGGTAGACAAAGTAGTGGAAGCGACCAGGATCGCAAAAGAGAGAATGCCCGACCTTATGCTTGACGGCGAGCTTCAGGCAGACTCCGCTCTGGTCGACTGGATAGCCAAGAAAAAAGCTCCGGGCAGCCCGGTTGCAGGTAAGGCAAACGTGCTTATCTTCCCTGACCTCAACACAGGCAACATCTGCTATAAGATGATTGAGCGGCTGGCTAAGGCCGAGGCATACGGGCCGGTGCTGCAGGGGCTTAGAAAGCCTGTAAACGATCTTTCCCGCGGATGCAACGCGGACGACATAGTGAATGTAGCCGCCATAACAGCGGTCCAAGCCATACAATAA